From the genome of bacterium:
CCATGCGTTGGGCACGACGTGCAGCCGCTCCCGCCGCACCCCCCCACGGGCGAGGGCCTCTCCCAGGGGACGGGATACCGCGATCACGGCATCGAACCGACGGAACGCACGTCGCTGGAGCCACTCGTACAACCGGTTCTTCGCATCGCCGCCCGTGAAGCCGTGGACCGTCGTGACGACCGGGATGCCCAGTGACCTGGCGACCCCCGCATCCAGGACGTCCACCCTGTACCCGTGCGTGTGCACGATCGCCGGCCGGCGGGCCCGACAGATCGCCGCCACCTCACGCCGCTCGCGCAGGTACGCGCGCGGGCCGACGCGAATGGGGGTGACACCGACTCCGACCTCCTGCAAGGGGCGCAAGAAGGGATGGTCATCCGCGCCCCGGTCCAGGACGGCGGCGACATGGACATCGTGCCCGGCCCGGTGTTGCCCGATCGCCAGGGCGTGGACCACACGTTCGAGCCCGCCAACAGGGCTCGGGGCGAGCACGTGCAGAATGGATAGCGGCGCTCCGGAGAGTTCGGGATCGCGTTGCACGTGCCGGTGAGGGTGCAAAGCGAGTACCACACTCGGTCTTCGCGTGAGCGCTTCAGCCGACCGCGATGGTCCACGACGGGCCGGGCCGACGCGTTGCGTCGATGCCACAGAGCCGCAGCACCGGCCACAACAATGCGCCGGGCGCGGCCAACGCTCTTGCCCGCAGACGAAACGTCCGCTGCCGCCCAGGAGATCGAGCCGTCGGTGCACGGACCTTGCACGATCCTCGGTGGCCTCGGCTCGACAGCTGGCTCAGTCGTTGCCCTCGGGCGCTTGTTTCAGCCGCAGCCGACGACACGGGAGCGGTCGCCGGGCGCCGGATCCGGACCCGGAGATCGGCCTGGCGTTGCGATCGGCATCATCAAGGAATCAGGAAGCCTGCCAATGGGATCGACCGTCCGGACCGCCGTGCGCGGAGGCCGCGCGTCCTCCCGTCCTGGTCCGGGTTCCGACCGCCGCGCTCATGCCAGCCGTAGCTCGCTCCTATGGGATGTTGCGGCCCTATCCGCCGTCGCGCTGGTCGTCCGCCTGATCCAGCTGGATCACACAGCCCAGATCGACGAGCTGAATCACGTCCTGGCGGCGCGCTCCCTCCTCGAGAACGGCACGCTGCAGATCGGCACCGACGGCGGGCTGTACGCCCGGGCCTGGGGCTTCACGTACGTCGTGGCCCTGGCGTTCCGGCTCCTCGGCGAGAGCCTGGTCGTAGCCAGGATTCCGGCGCTCCTCGCCGGCACCGCCCTCGTCGTCGTCCTCTTCGCATGGGTGCGATCCGTTGCCGGGCGCGGGGCGGCCTGGCTCGCGGCGCTGTTCCTGTGCTTCGACCCGACGGCGATCTTCCTCTCCCAGTTCACGCGCTTCTACACGATCCACGCCCTGCTCTTCCTGCTGGGCGCGATCGCGGTCTTCGACCTCTGCACGCGGCCCTCATCCCCTCGCCGGCGCATCGCCCTCGCGTTCGGAGCGGTCGGCGCGTTCGCGCTGGCCTATCACCTCCAGGTCACGACGGTGATCGGGATGGCGGGGGTCGCGGTGGGCGCCTGCATGCTGCTCATCCGTCGGGAGGTCGCCGAGGCCATCGCGGCGCGGTGGCGGTGGTGGCTGCCCGCTCTCTTGCTCCTGTCGTTGCCGGCGGCGTTCGCCGCCAGCCGCTTGCTGCCCCTCTACCTCGGCTCCTTCAGATACGCAGACGCATGGGCTGCGGGATTCGTGGACGACCCGCTCTACTACCTCCGCATGCAGCTCGAGTGGTACCCCACGCTGTGGTCGCTCCTGCCCATTGTGTTCGTCGTCGCCGTCCGCCGCCAGCCGACGTTCGCGTTGTTCGCCGCCGCGGTGTTCCTGGTGGCCTTCTCGATCCATTCGCTCGCCGCGTGGAAAAACCCCCGCTTCGTCTTCTATGCGATGCCGTTCCTTTTCGCACTGTCCGGCATCGCGGCAGCCTCCGCGCTGCGTTGGATCGGCCGCCAGGCAACGGCGGCATGCCGCCGCATCGCGTGGCCGGTGGATGGAACCCGGCTCGCCAGCCCGGCGGCCATTGTCGCCGTCGTGGGCACGGTCGGCTACGTGATCGCTGCCAACAGTGCCTACCGCCTGACGGCCAAGATGCTCACCGTCGCCGACGCGGATTGGAGTTCCCCGATCCTGTACCGTGGCGAGCCAGACTGGGCCGCCGCGGTGGAAGCCCTGAGGAGCGTTGCGGACAGCTCGGGACTGATCGTGGCATCTGCCGACCTCAAGGCCCTCTACTACTTCGGCCGGCTCGACGTGATCCTGTCCGCGAACGAGCTCGGGAGCGCGTTTGCCATGCAACCGGATTTCTCGGTCTCAGAGAAGCTGCGGCGGCCGGTCATCCGCCAACCGGAGTCCGTGGCGCGCCTCATCGAGTGCAGCCCGAGCGGTCTCGTCCTCGTCGAGAACAAGCATCTCGGTCAGACTTGGGCCGTTCCCCCGGAAACCGCCGACTATCTCCGGAACCACACCGAGGTCGTTCCGCTTCCTGCGGCGCTGCGACTGACCGCGTTCCGGTGGCGGAACCCCGCACACTCCGAGGCCGCCTGTCCCGCCGGCGTCACTCCAGTCCTCGCTCCTTAGAAACGACGCGGCAGGCGCCCCTCATGTCCTTGAAGCAGCGCACCGTCGCTGGCATCGCCTGGAGCACGGCCGCCCGTATCATCCAGCAGGCGATCCAGTTCACACTCTCGGTCGTTCTCGCCCGCCTGCTCGTCCCGGAGGACTTCGGTCTCGTCGGCATGGTGTCGGTCTTCCTCGGATTCGCCGCACTGTTCGGCGAGTTCGGGTTCGGCGCCGCCCTGGTGTATCGGCCCGACCTGCAGCCGATCCACTCGGTCAGCGTCTTTTGGTTCAACGTCGCTGCGGGCGTGGTGATCGCGATGCTCTTCTGGATCGGCGCGCCCCACATCGCCCGATTCTACAATGCTCCGGCTCTCGAGCCGATCACGCAGGCTGTCGGGCTGAACTTCGTACTGAGCGCGGCGAGCATCGTACCTCTCGCGCTCCTCCGCAGGAGCATGTCCTTCAACCGGATCGCGGTGCTCAACGTCGCCGCGACGCTGATCGCGGGCTCCGTGGCGATCCTTTTCGCCTACATGGGGTTCGGCCCGTGGGCCATCGTCGCACAGGGACTCGTCTCCGCCGCGGCGACGAGCCTGCTCGCCCTCGCGTTCGCCGACT
Proteins encoded in this window:
- a CDS encoding colanic acid exporter, producing the protein MGCCGPIRRRAGRPPDPAGSHSPDRRAESRPGGALPPRERHAADRHRRRAVRPGLGLHVRRGPGVPAPRREPGRSQDSGAPRRHRPRRRPLRMGAIRCRARGGLARGAVPVLRPDGDLPLPVHALLHDPRPALPAGRDRGLRPLHAALIPSPAHRPRVRSGRRVRAGLSPPGHDGDRDGGGRGGRLHAAHPSGGRRGHRGAVAVVAARSLAPVVAGGVRRQPLAAPLPRLLQIRRRMGCGIRGRPALLPPHAARVVPHAVVAPAHCVRRRRPPPADVRVVRRRGVPGGLLDPFARRVEKPPLRLLCDAVPFRTVRHRGSLRAALDRPPGNGGMPPHRVAGGWNPARQPGGHCRRRGHGRLRDRCQQCLPPDGQDAHRRRRGLEFPDPVPWRARLGRRGGSPEERCGQLGTDRGICRPQGPLLLRPARRDPVRERARERVCHATGFLGLREAAAAGHPPTGVRGAPHRVQPERSRPRREQASRSDLGRSPGNRRLSPEPHRGRSASCGAATDRVPVAEPRTLRGRLSRRRHSSPRSLETTRQAPLMSLKQRTVAGIAWSTAARIIQQAIQFTLSVVLARLLVPEDFGLVGMVSVFLGFAALFGEFGFGAALVYRPDLQPIHSVSVFWFNVAAGVVIAMLFWIGAPHIARFYNAPALEPITQAVGLNFVLSAASIVPLALLRRSMSFNRIAVLNVAATLIAGSVAILFAYMGFGPWAIVAQGLVSAAATSLLALAFADWRPSLQFSAAAVRELIGYSSNLVGFGVVNYWARNADQLLIGKFLGSFSLGVYSRAYTLMLLPISEVISVLGNVMFPALSSIQQDKARVKSIYLRAMPVIGLIAFPMMLGLLVVAEPFVLTLFGERWIAVAPLLRILCIVGVIQSMCSPTGWIYTSQGRTDWMFRWGIGGSGTLILGIVVGVLQGTAQAVALCYLLANVLICYPCIAIPGRLIGLRFSEVARAVRGPLACAILMAVVVWGAGRLLPTSWPPVARLASLVALGVVSYSALVLGARLAVVAELRDLLESLRQGRRTLRAQVAR